Genomic segment of Rhodocaloribacter litoris:
GCCCGGCTACCGGCCTCCAGGCCGAAACGCTCCAGCAGCAGCGCTTTCTCATCCAGCACCCGCACCTGCCGGAGCCGGTGGCCGATCTCCACCTGAAGCGTCCCCGCCTCACCGGCGGCGATGAAGACCGGCAGGCTCCGGCCGTCGATCAACAGCGAAAAGGCGCCCGCCCCGACCGGCTCGAAAGACACCTCGACGGCCCGGCCGTCAAGATAAACCCGCCCTTCCCGGAACTCGATCTCGAAAGCGCGGTCTCCTACCTGCGCCCGAAAAACCTGATCCTTCACCATCGGCTCTTTCCTTTCGGCTACATGCCGGGTCGGCACCGGCCCACCCGCAGGACTTTCCCGGAGGCCCTGCAAAATACGAATCCCGCACCCAATCGCCAGCATCTCGCCCACGACATCTGCCGGCTCGCGTATGGACCAGAGGTTGACCCCGGAGTTGCTCCTGTACGGCTACCGGCACGGTATCTTTCCCATGGCGGATCCCCGCGATGGCGACGCCGTCTACTGGTTCGATCCCGATCCACGGGCCGTGATCCCGCTCGATGCCTTTCACGTGCCGAAGAGCCTGGCCCGGCTGGTACGCAAGGGAACGTTCGAGGTGGTTACGGACCGGGACTTCGAGGGGGTCATGCGGGCCTGCGCCGACCGGGCGGAAACGTGGATTTCGGAAGAGATCATTCAGGCCTATGTGGCGTTACACCGCCTGGGCCATGCCCACAGCGTCGAATGCCGGCGCCATGGCCGGCTGGCTGGCGGGCTTTACGGCGTAGCACTCGGAGGCGCCTTCTTCGGGGAATCGATGTTCCACCGCGAGCGGGACGCCTCGAAGGTGGCGCTCGTCCATCTGGTCGAGCGGCTGCGCCGGGGGGGGTTCGTGTTGCTGGACACCCAGTACCTCACGCCGCACCTGGCCCGTTTCGGTGCCATCGAGATTCCACGGGCCGAATACCGCCGGCGCCTGGCCGCGGCCCTGCGCATCGATGCCCGGTGGCAGGTATGACCGCGCCGCCCTCCCACAAGGCAACCCGCGATCCGATCCGGTCCCGACCCGCGTGCCGGGACCGGATTGCAGGCCGACAAGTGGAACCCCCGGGTTTCCGGCATGAAGCTTCCGGCCGGGGCTGCTTCCGTCAAACACCAAAGCCTTTGTCCGATGCGCCTGTTGTCGCTGCCCGTCCTCCTGCTCCTGATCGGCTGCCGGCCCGAGGCTGCCGAGCCGCCCGCCCCGGTCGCCCGCACGGCGGCCCTGCACGCAGCCGTCGTGGCCCCGCCCGACAGCGCCACCGCCCGGCGTTTTCGCGAGGTGATGGCCTTCGCCCGCCGCGAGCGCCTGCACGAACGCCCGCTCGGCGAGGTCATGCAGGCCGTCGGGTTGCAATTCGCCGGCGCCCCCTACGTGGCCGGGTTGCTCGACGAGCCGCCGGAGGAAACCCTGGTGGTCACCCTGAGCGGGTTCGACTGCGTGCTGCTCGTCGAGACGGTGCTGGCGCTGGCCCGGGGCATCGCCGTGCAGGACTACACCTACGAAGGCTTCACGCGCCGCCTGGAAGAGCAACGCTACCGCGGCGGGCGCATGGACGGCTACTGCAGTCGCCTGCACTATTTCACCGAATGGATCGCGGACAACGAACGGCGTGGCCTGGTGAAAGACCTCACACGCGCGCTCGGCGGCACCCGCCTGGAAAAGCGACTCAACTTCATGAGTACCCACCGCGAAAGCTACCCGCGCCTGGTGCAGAACGACAGCCTCTTCGAAGGCATCCGTGAGATGGAGCACCGCCTGGCCGGCCACGTGATCCACTACATCCCGCAACACCGCATCCGCACCGTCTACGACCGCCTCCAGGCCGGCGACATCATCGCCACCGCCACCAGCATCGAAGGCCTCGACGTCTCCCACACCGGCCTGGTCTACGATGCCGGCGACGGGAAAAAGGGCTTCCTGCACGCCTCCACGACCGGCGGCGTCAAGGTTTCTCCGGATCTTCAAGCTTACGTGGAGAACAACAAGATCCAAATCGGCATTGTGGTAGCGCGCCCGATACGACCCTAGCAGGGGCGCGCCACGGGAGCAACCGGGCCGTAGCCGTCCCGCCCCCGCCCGTAGAGCGGCCCCGACGTGCGTGAAGCGAACAACGGACCATGGAACTCCGACGGATCGGTGTCTTCACCAGCGGCGGCGATGCACCCGGCATGAACGCCTGCGTCCGGGCCGTCGTCCGGACCGCCTACACGTTCGACCTCGACGTCATCGGCATCCGCCGCGGCTACGAGGGGATGATCGAGGGCGACTTCGTGGAGATGGACCCGCAGTCCGTCTCGAACATCCTCCAGAAAGGCGGCACGCTGCTCAAGAGTGCCCGGTCCGAGCGGTTTCGCACCCCGGAAGGCCGGGCCCGGGCCGCCGAACAGCTTCGCAAGTTCGGCATCGACGGCCTCGTCGGGATTGGAGGAGACGGCACCCTGCGCGGGGCCGCCATCTTTTATGAGGAACACGGCATCCCGATCGTCGGTTGCCCCGGTACCATCGACAACGACCTCTTCGGCACCGACGAGACGATCGGCTACGACACGGCGCTCAACACCGCCATCGAAAACATCGACCGCATCCGGGACACGGCCGACGCCCACAACCGGCTGTTCCTGGTCGAGGTCATGGGCCGGGATGCCGGCTTCATCGCGCTCAACAGCGGCATCGGCGGCGGCGCCGAGCTGGTGCTCATCCCGGAGACCTTCACCGAGATGGACAAGGTGAAGAAGCGGATCCACTCGCTGATGTCGGCCCAGTCCCGCTCGTCCATCGTGGTCGTGGCCGAAGGGGATGAACTGGGCGGCGCCGCCAAGATCGCCAACGCCCTGCGTGCCGACCCGCGTTTCGAGCGGATCGACCTCCGCGTCTGCATCCTCGGCCACACCCAGCGTGGCGGCGCCCCGACGGCGCGGGACCGCGTCCTGGCCAGCCGCCTGGGCGCCGCCGCGGTCGAAGCCCTCGTGGAAGGTCACACCAACGTGATGGTGGGCATCATCAACAACGAGATCAAACTCACCCCCACCCGCAACGTCTGGCAACGGAAGAAAACGATCAATTACGAGCTGCTGAAGCTGACCGACCTGCTCAGCTGACCCGCTTCTTCCACCGGGGGTGCCCGGCCTCCGATCCGTCATGCAGGCCTTCCCCACCCGACGATGAAAAACTACCCCCCGATCGAACAAGTGCAGGGAAAAAAGGAAGAAGTGCAGGCGATGTTCGACGCCATCGCCCCCCGCTACGATCTGCTCAACCGCATCCTCAGTTTCGGCATCGACCGGCGCTGGCGCCGGCAGGCGGTGGCCATGCTGCGCGAACACCAGCCACGCCGCATCCTCGACGTCGCCACCGGCACGGCCGACCTGGCCATCGAGGCCCTCTCCCTCGATCCCGAAAAGGTCGTCGGCGTCGACATCTCGGACGAGATGCTGCGTATCGGGCAGGAAAAGATCGAACGGCTGGGGCTGGCGGACCGCATCACGCTGCGCAAGGGCGACGCCGAGCGGCTGCCCTTCTCCGACTCCCAGTTCGACGCCGTCCTCGTGGCCTTCGGCGTGCGCAATTTCGAAAACCTCGAACAGGGACTTCGCCAGATCGCGCGGGTGCTCCGGCCCGGCGGGGTGCTCGTCGTGCTCGAGTTCAGCCGCCCGCGCCGCTTCCCCGTCAAACAGCTCTATCGTTTCTACGCCCGCCACATCCTGCCGCGCGTCGGCCGCTCGCTCTCCCGAAACGAGGGGGCCTACCAGTACCTGCCCGACTCCATCGCCGCCTTCCCGGACGGGCCGCACTTTCTCGACATCATGGAAAAGGCCGGGTTCAAAGACCTGCGCTGGAAACCCCTCACCTTCGGCATCGCCTCCCTCTACAAGGGAACCACCTGACCGGGAACCGCAGCGGGGAACCGGGCTACCCGTCCTGCCCCTCCCCGTGGCCCGGCGTCCGGTTGTTGCGGTACTTCGTCATGCAGCATTCGTTGATCTTGCCGCGCTTCCGGTACTCGACCTGATCCATGAGCCGGCGCATGATGTGCACGCCGAAACCGCCTTTCTTGTGGCGACGGGCATATTCGAAGATATCGGGTTCCTGATACGCCTTCGGGTCGAAAGATTCGCCCTCGTCGCGGATACGTACGGTCAGGCGGTCGGGTTT
This window contains:
- a CDS encoding biotin/lipoyl-containing protein; protein product: MVKDQVFRAQVGDRAFEIEFREGRVYLDGRAVEVSFEPVGAGAFSLLIDGRSLPVFIAAGEAGTLQVEIGHRLRQVRVLDEKALLLERFGLEAGSRAAEREVRAPMPGLVLKVLVEEGQTVKAGDGLMILEAMKMENELRATGEAVVRRIHVAPGEAVGKNALLIELA
- the aat gene encoding leucyl/phenylalanyl-tRNA--protein transferase, which gives rise to MDQRLTPELLLYGYRHGIFPMADPRDGDAVYWFDPDPRAVIPLDAFHVPKSLARLVRKGTFEVVTDRDFEGVMRACADRAETWISEEIIQAYVALHRLGHAHSVECRRHGRLAGGLYGVALGGAFFGESMFHRERDASKVALVHLVERLRRGGFVLLDTQYLTPHLARFGAIEIPRAEYRRRLAAALRIDARWQV
- a CDS encoding N-acetylmuramoyl-L-alanine amidase-like domain-containing protein → MRLLSLPVLLLLIGCRPEAAEPPAPVARTAALHAAVVAPPDSATARRFREVMAFARRERLHERPLGEVMQAVGLQFAGAPYVAGLLDEPPEETLVVTLSGFDCVLLVETVLALARGIAVQDYTYEGFTRRLEEQRYRGGRMDGYCSRLHYFTEWIADNERRGLVKDLTRALGGTRLEKRLNFMSTHRESYPRLVQNDSLFEGIREMEHRLAGHVIHYIPQHRIRTVYDRLQAGDIIATATSIEGLDVSHTGLVYDAGDGKKGFLHASTTGGVKVSPDLQAYVENNKIQIGIVVARPIRP
- the pfkA gene encoding 6-phosphofructokinase; the protein is MELRRIGVFTSGGDAPGMNACVRAVVRTAYTFDLDVIGIRRGYEGMIEGDFVEMDPQSVSNILQKGGTLLKSARSERFRTPEGRARAAEQLRKFGIDGLVGIGGDGTLRGAAIFYEEHGIPIVGCPGTIDNDLFGTDETIGYDTALNTAIENIDRIRDTADAHNRLFLVEVMGRDAGFIALNSGIGGGAELVLIPETFTEMDKVKKRIHSLMSAQSRSSIVVVAEGDELGGAAKIANALRADPRFERIDLRVCILGHTQRGGAPTARDRVLASRLGAAAVEALVEGHTNVMVGIINNEIKLTPTRNVWQRKKTINYELLKLTDLLS
- the ubiE gene encoding bifunctional demethylmenaquinone methyltransferase/2-methoxy-6-polyprenyl-1,4-benzoquinol methylase UbiE; its protein translation is MKNYPPIEQVQGKKEEVQAMFDAIAPRYDLLNRILSFGIDRRWRRQAVAMLREHQPRRILDVATGTADLAIEALSLDPEKVVGVDISDEMLRIGQEKIERLGLADRITLRKGDAERLPFSDSQFDAVLVAFGVRNFENLEQGLRQIARVLRPGGVLVVLEFSRPRRFPVKQLYRFYARHILPRVGRSLSRNEGAYQYLPDSIAAFPDGPHFLDIMEKAGFKDLRWKPLTFGIASLYKGTT
- a CDS encoding ATP-binding protein — its product is MAQSVYKLTIPSSTRYLEDVRHFVETHARQADLSPEAVEQLKMAVDEACTNVIEHAYKGKGEHQIDIAVIVKPDRLTVRIRDEGESFDPKAYQEPDIFEYARRHKKGGFGVHIMRRLMDQVEYRKRGKINECCMTKYRNNRTPGHGEGQDG